In Phaeodactylum tricornutum CCAP 1055/1 chromosome 21, whole genome shotgun sequence, the following proteins share a genomic window:
- a CDS encoding predicted protein produces the protein MMTPREKPSLTPLPADGAYEESCGVVEELESCPRLLSGLERWNVFFCVFAWACTACNVTLVVGTGAVVMLSIGGTDSSTSLPLGAYFFGASIVSLTVTPWIFERWGRKIGFLVGITFGLIGTALGAASIVARSPPLLLVASVWFGMATGVGFFLRFAAVELVPTHFSSKAVTLVVSGGCVAAFAGPESAQATKDLFLNSQGQFEYLGVFFMTGVFNVANILCISLIHFRSSERSAGDDGAESEPLQRNRSEFVAMLRTRAFIVPVLFASTCWAAMSLPMSILRVTMGELGYSNRESLTVLELHFLSMYAPGFFSGALISKYGPSWACRLAVAVFAMAVLFMLVSESAETGSLATWILGMMLAGIAWNIGFSGATVWLLGVYRSSLRYKGWVQAANDTGMFAMSGVWIFSTSYISEAGGGGLDGWKTVNFVVVGFVGFASILLSSSILFQCRHLEYQHGDTKSDKQ, from the exons ATGATGACCCCACGTGAAAAGCCGTCACTGACACCACTACCTGCCGACGGAGCCTATGAGGAATCTTGCGGGGTAGTTGAAGAATTAGAGTCTTGTCCTCGTCTACTCAGCGGATTGGAACGATGGAATGTCTTCTTTTGCGTCTTTGCCTGGGCATGCACCGCCTGTAATGTGACTCTCG TGGTTGGAACGGGAGCTGTTGTGATGTTATCGATCGGCGGAACAGACAGCTCCACTTCCTTGCCCTTGGGTGCCTACTTCTTCGGAGCTTCTATTGTCAGCTTGACCGTAACACCGTGGATTTTTGAACGATGGGGTCGCAAGATTGGATTTCTGGTTGGGATAACTTTTGGTTTGATTGGTACGGCTCTGGGGGCGGCTTCCATTGTCGCCCGATCGCCGCCATTGCTTTTGGTGGCGTCGGTTTGGTTCGGCATGGCCACGGGTGTCGGCTTCTTTTTACGATTTGCTGCCGTCGAACTGGTACCGACACACTTCTCGAGCAAAGCAGTGACACTTGTTGTGTCGGGTGGTTGCGTAGCAGCATTTGCTGGTCCCGAATCGGCTCAGGCAACTAAGGACCTATTCCTCAACAGTCAGGGCCAGTTCGAGTATTTGGGGGTCTTTTTCATGACTGGAGTTTTCAATGTAGCCAATATCCTGTGCATATCTCTTATCCATTTCCGTTCTAGTGAAAGGTCTGCCGGTGATGATGGCGCTGAAAGTGAACCTTTGCAACGAAACAGATCGGAATTTGTCGCCATGTTACGAACTCGTGCATTTATTGTGCCCGTCCTCTTCGCGTCTACTTGTTGGGCTGCAATGTCCTTGCCTATGAGTATTTTGCGTGTGACTATGGGGGAGCTTGGTTATTCCAACCGTGAAAGCTTGACTGTGCTCGAATTGCATTTTTTATCCATGTATGCTCCTGGTTTCTTTTCTGGTGCCCTCATTTCGAAGTACGGACCGTCGTGGGCGTGTCGATTGGCAGTCGCCGTGTTCGCAATGGCCGTTCTATTTATGCTAGTTTCGGAGTCGGCGGAGACCGGCTCGTTGGCTACCTGGATATTGGGAATGATGCTGGCTGGTATCGCGTGGAACATTGGCTTTTCAGGCGCGACGGTATGGTTGCTCGGAGTGTACAGGAGTTCCCTCCGTTACAAGGGATGGGTACAGGCTGCTAATGATACAGGCATGTTTGCTATGTCGGGCGTTTGGATATTTAGCACGAGCTATATCAGTGAAGCTGGTGGCGGAGGCTTGGACGGTTGGAAGACAGTAAACTTTGTTGTGGTTGGGTTCGTTGGTTTTGCCTCCATTTTGCTGAGTTCGAGCATACTTTTCCAATGCAGACATTTAGAATACCAGCACGGGGACACAAAATCAGATAAGCAATAA